One genomic region from Limibacillus halophilus encodes:
- the rpsH gene encoding 30S ribosomal protein S8, whose product MSMSDPLGDLLTRIRNAQSAGHTTVVAPKSNLRLNVLAVLKREGYIRDYQVKDGEPGHSTINIELKYHDGRPVIQEIARVSRPGRRVYSKIKELPRYFNGLGVTILSTPRGVLSDHEARAQNVGGEILCRVY is encoded by the coding sequence ATGTCGATGAGCGATCCTCTCGGGGATTTGTTGACCCGTATCCGCAACGCGCAGAGCGCGGGTCATACCACTGTAGTGGCGCCGAAATCGAATCTACGCCTGAACGTGCTGGCGGTGCTGAAGCGCGAAGGTTACATCCGTGACTATCAGGTCAAGGATGGTGAACCCGGCCATAGCACCATCAACATCGAGCTGAAGTACCATGACGGACGTCCGGTGATTCAAGAGATCGCCCGCGTTTCCCGTCCGGGTCGGCGGGTTTACTCCAAGATCAAGGAGCTGCCGCGCTACTTCAACGGTCTCGGTGTTACGATCCTGTCAACGCCGCGTGGCGTTCTTTCGGATCATGAAGCACGGGCACAGAATGTTGGCGGAGAGATCCTCTGCCGCGTCTACTAA
- the rplP gene encoding 50S ribosomal protein L16, with the protein MLQPKRTKFRKQHKGRIHGTAKGGTTVQFGAYGMKAMEPGRVSARQIEAARRAITRHMRRIGKLWIRVFPDVPITSKPAEVRQGKGKGSVEWWAVRVKPGRVLFELDGVTRPMAEEAFRLAAAKLPVQTKFVTRLGEGG; encoded by the coding sequence ATGCTGCAGCCAAAGCGTACGAAGTTTAGGAAGCAACATAAGGGCCGTATTCACGGCACCGCCAAGGGCGGTACCACCGTGCAATTTGGCGCTTATGGCATGAAGGCGATGGAGCCGGGCCGTGTATCGGCTCGTCAGATCGAAGCGGCGCGCCGTGCGATCACTCGCCACATGCGGCGTATTGGTAAACTCTGGATCCGGGTATTCCCGGATGTGCCGATCACCTCGAAGCCTGCCGAAGTCCGTCAGGGTAAGGGTAAGGGTTCGGTCGAGTGGTGGGCAGTCCGCGTGAAGCCTGGCCGGGTGCTTTTTGAGCTGGATGGCGTGACGCGCCCGATGGCTGAAGAGGCCTTCCGCCTGGCCGCCGCCAAGCTGCCGGTGCAGACAAAATTCGTCACCCGCTTGGGTGAAGGAGGCTGA
- the rplO gene encoding 50S ribosomal protein L15 — MKLNQLSDNAGARKEPKRVGRGIGSGLGKTSGRGHKGAKARSGAVNKGFEGGQMPIYRRMPKRGFKNLFGKDFVEVNIGRLQEAVDAGKIDAKKPINAEVLQAAGFFKQVRDGVRLLGKGELKAKIDITVSGATKGALAAVEKVGGKVTLLAAPVVAEEKKKKKDA; from the coding sequence ATGAAACTGAACCAGCTTTCCGATAACGCAGGTGCCCGCAAGGAGCCCAAGCGCGTCGGTCGTGGCATCGGCTCGGGTCTTGGTAAGACCTCCGGGCGTGGTCACAAGGGCGCCAAGGCGCGCTCCGGCGCCGTGAACAAGGGTTTTGAAGGTGGCCAGATGCCAATCTACCGCCGGATGCCCAAGCGCGGTTTCAAGAACCTGTTCGGCAAGGATTTCGTCGAGGTCAACATCGGTCGTCTGCAAGAGGCGGTCGATGCGGGTAAGATCGACGCGAAAAAGCCAATCAATGCGGAAGTCCTGCAAGCTGCCGGTTTCTTCAAGCAGGTCCGTGACGGTGTTCGCTTGCTGGGTAAGGGGGAACTGAAGGCGAAGATCGACATCACGGTTTCGGGTGCGACAAAGGGCGCCCTAGCTGCGGTCGAAAAGGTCGGTGGTAAGGTGACGCTTTTGGCGGCGCCGGTTGTTGCCGAAGAGAAGAAGAAGAAAAAAGACGCCTGA
- the rpmC gene encoding 50S ribosomal protein L29 translates to MKAEEIRAKSQDELKEQLVQLKKEQFNLRFQQASGQLENTARVRQVRRDIARIKTTLGGKQTAEAGE, encoded by the coding sequence ATGAAGGCCGAAGAAATCAGGGCCAAGAGCCAGGACGAGCTTAAGGAACAGCTCGTCCAGTTGAAGAAAGAACAGTTCAACCTGCGGTTCCAGCAGGCGAGCGGACAGCTCGAGAACACCGCCCGTGTGCGTCAGGTGCGTCGCGATATTGCGCGTATCAAGACGACCTTGGGTGGGAAGCAAACGGCGGAAGCCGGGGAGTAA
- the rplC gene encoding 50S ribosomal protein L3, whose translation MRTGLIVQKLGMTQVFTGEGNQVPVTVLKVDDCQVVAVRNEEKDGYVAVQLGAGKAKVKNTTKGLRGHFAKAKVEPKRNVAEFRVAPDAVLEVGAELSAAHFVPGQYVDVTGTSIGKGFAGVMKRHNFGGLRASHGVSVSHRSHGSTGNNQDPGRVFKGKKMAGHMGAHRVTTLNLEVVEVDEDRGLILVRGAVPGSEGGWVLIRDAVKRAAPEGLPFPAGLKSSASAAAATEAEPAEAPAAEAPAEEEKDA comes from the coding sequence ATGCGAACCGGCCTGATTGTACAGAAACTGGGCATGACCCAAGTTTTCACCGGTGAGGGGAATCAGGTTCCCGTGACGGTGCTCAAGGTGGACGACTGCCAGGTAGTCGCCGTCCGCAACGAGGAAAAGGACGGCTACGTCGCCGTGCAGCTCGGTGCGGGTAAGGCGAAGGTCAAGAATACGACCAAGGGTCTGCGCGGTCACTTCGCCAAGGCAAAGGTCGAGCCCAAGCGCAATGTCGCGGAGTTCCGCGTGGCGCCTGATGCGGTGCTTGAGGTTGGCGCGGAGCTTTCCGCTGCGCACTTCGTGCCGGGTCAATATGTGGATGTTACCGGGACGTCGATTGGTAAAGGCTTCGCCGGTGTCATGAAGCGTCATAACTTCGGTGGCTTGCGCGCCAGTCACGGCGTGTCGGTTTCCCACCGTAGTCATGGTTCAACGGGTAACAACCAGGACCCCGGCCGCGTCTTTAAGGGTAAGAAGATGGCCGGGCACATGGGCGCTCACCGTGTTACGACGCTCAATCTTGAAGTGGTTGAGGTCGATGAGGACCGTGGCTTGATTCTGGTTCGTGGTGCCGTTCCGGGCTCCGAGGGTGGTTGGGTTCTCATTCGCGATGCGGTGAAGCGTGCGGCGCCGGAAGGTCTGCCGTTCCCCGCGGGTCTGAAGAGTTCGGCGAGCGCCGCGGCAGCGACCGAGGCGGAGCCGGCTGAGGCACCTGCCGCCGAAGCTCCGGCTGAGGAAGAGAAGGACGCATAA
- the rplN gene encoding 50S ribosomal protein L14, translating into MIQMQSNLDVADNSGARRVQCIKVLGGSKRKTAGIGDIIVVSVKEAIPRGRVQKGTVHRAVIVRTAYDIRRPDGSVIRFDRNAAVLINKQGEPIGTRIFGPVTRELRAKNFMKIVSLAPEVL; encoded by the coding sequence ATGATCCAGATGCAGTCAAACCTGGATGTTGCCGATAACTCCGGCGCGCGCCGTGTCCAGTGCATCAAGGTGTTGGGCGGTTCTAAGCGCAAGACCGCGGGTATTGGTGACATCATTGTTGTTTCCGTTAAGGAAGCGATTCCCCGTGGCCGTGTGCAAAAGGGAACGGTGCACCGCGCTGTGATCGTGCGCACAGCTTATGACATTCGGCGTCCGGATGGCTCTGTCATTCGTTTCGATCGCAATGCCGCGGTTCTTATTAATAAGCAGGGCGAGCCGATTGGCACGCGTATCTTCGGGCCGGTGACTCGCGAGTTGCGCGCCAAGAATTTCATGAAGATCGTCTCGCTGGCCCCAGAGGTGCTGTGA
- the rpmD gene encoding 50S ribosomal protein L30, protein MAKQSKATVIVTQTGSSIGRPKDQHQTLVGLGLGKMHRTRELEDTAAVRGMINKVAHLVRVEGEA, encoded by the coding sequence ATGGCTAAGCAAAGTAAAGCGACTGTGATCGTCACGCAGACCGGCAGTTCGATCGGCCGTCCAAAGGACCAGCATCAGACCTTGGTCGGGTTGGGCCTTGGCAAGATGCATCGCACGCGCGAATTGGAAGATACCGCTGCTGTGCGCGGGATGATCAATAAGGTCGCCCATCTCGTGCGCGTTGAGGGTGAAGCCTGA
- the rpsQ gene encoding 30S ribosomal protein S17, protein MPRRVLQGVVVSDKTDKTVTVLVERRIMHPLYKKFIKRSKRYHAHDEVNQYKVGDVVQIEECRPISKTKSWKVINATGATQDVAGA, encoded by the coding sequence ATGCCGCGTCGTGTTTTGCAAGGTGTCGTGGTGAGTGATAAGACCGACAAGACGGTGACCGTTCTTGTCGAGCGTCGCATCATGCATCCGCTGTACAAGAAGTTTATCAAGCGTTCCAAGCGCTATCATGCCCATGACGAGGTCAACCAGTACAAGGTTGGCGACGTTGTGCAGATCGAGGAATGCCGTCCGATTTCCAAGACGAAGTCCTGGAAGGTTATCAACGCTACCGGCGCCACTCAGGATGTAGCCGGCGCGTGA
- the rplD gene encoding 50S ribosomal protein L4 yields MKAPVTTLDNKKAGDIDLADEIFALPTRKDLLARMVNWQLAKRRAGTHKVKERGEVSGSTRKIFRQKGTGRARHGSIRANIFRGGGQAHGPRVRDHAFDLPKKVRKLALKTALSAKAAEGKLIILDAAVAKEHKTKDLRGRFETLGWASVLVIGGTQLDENFARAARNLPGVDVLPQQGANVYDILRRDTLVLTKDAVEALEARLK; encoded by the coding sequence ATGAAGGCCCCGGTTACAACTCTGGACAATAAGAAGGCCGGTGACATTGATCTCGCTGACGAGATCTTCGCACTGCCGACGCGCAAGGATCTCTTGGCGCGCATGGTTAATTGGCAGCTCGCCAAGCGCCGTGCCGGCACCCACAAGGTGAAGGAGCGGGGCGAGGTTTCTGGTTCGACCCGGAAGATTTTCCGGCAGAAGGGAACCGGTCGGGCTCGTCACGGCAGCATCCGGGCGAACATCTTCCGTGGCGGTGGCCAGGCGCATGGTCCGCGTGTACGCGATCACGCCTTCGACCTGCCGAAGAAGGTTCGCAAGCTGGCGTTGAAGACGGCGCTGTCGGCGAAGGCCGCCGAAGGCAAGCTGATCATTCTCGACGCTGCTGTCGCCAAGGAACACAAGACGAAGGACCTCCGTGGGCGTTTTGAGACGCTTGGCTGGGCCTCTGTTCTGGTGATCGGCGGAACGCAGTTGGATGAAAACTTCGCGCGCGCCGCACGCAACTTGCCGGGCGTCGACGTGCTGCCGCAGCAGGGCGCCAACGTGTATGACATTCTACGCCGCGATACCTTGGTCCTGACCAAAGATGCGGTTGAAGCGCTGGAGGCTCGACTGAAATGA
- the rplV gene encoding 50S ribosomal protein L22 yields MGKSSAPRRVAENEAMSVATNLRTSPRKLNLVAASIRGMSAEAALNQLTFSKRRIAVDVRKVLQSAIANAENNHQLDVDRLVIAEASVGKSFVMKRFRARARGRMGKILKPWSRLTIIVREREETA; encoded by the coding sequence ATGGGCAAGAGTAGCGCACCGCGCCGGGTAGCAGAGAACGAGGCGATGTCCGTCGCCACGAATCTGCGCACCAGCCCGCGCAAGTTAAACCTGGTCGCCGCTTCCATTCGTGGAATGAGCGCCGAGGCAGCCTTGAACCAGCTTACTTTCTCCAAGCGCCGGATCGCGGTGGATGTGAGAAAGGTGTTGCAGTCGGCGATTGCCAACGCTGAGAACAATCACCAGCTGGACGTGGATAGGCTCGTGATAGCTGAGGCCTCGGTCGGCAAGTCTTTTGTAATGAAGCGCTTCCGGGCGCGGGCGCGGGGGCGCATGGGCAAGATTTTGAAGCCCTGGAGCCGCCTGACGATCATCGTTCGTGAGCGCGAGGAGACGGCGTAA
- the rpsC gene encoding 30S ribosomal protein S3 → MGHKVNPIGLRVGINRTWDSRWFADGRYGDLLHEDLQLRKYLEERLPQAGLSKVVIERPAKRARITIHSARPGVIIGKKGADIEKLRQDLQKITGSDVALNIMEIRKPELDAKLVAENISSQLERRVAFRRAMKRAVQSAMRLGAEGIRINCAGRLGGAEIARTEWYREGRVPLHTLRADIDYGEATAKTTYGTCGVKVWIFKGEILAHDPMAHEKRQTEGQQGVQPRG, encoded by the coding sequence ATGGGTCATAAGGTCAATCCGATCGGTCTTCGTGTCGGTATCAACCGCACGTGGGATTCTCGTTGGTTCGCAGACGGCCGCTATGGCGACCTGTTGCACGAGGATTTGCAGCTGCGCAAATATTTGGAAGAGCGTTTGCCGCAGGCCGGTTTGTCGAAGGTTGTCATTGAACGACCCGCCAAGCGCGCGCGGATCACGATTCATAGTGCGCGTCCCGGTGTGATCATCGGCAAGAAGGGCGCGGACATTGAGAAGCTGCGCCAAGATCTGCAGAAGATCACTGGCAGCGACGTGGCGCTGAACATCATGGAGATCCGCAAGCCGGAGCTCGATGCGAAGTTGGTCGCGGAGAATATTTCCTCCCAGTTGGAACGCCGTGTGGCTTTCCGCCGCGCGATGAAGCGTGCCGTTCAGTCGGCAATGCGCCTGGGCGCCGAGGGCATCCGTATCAACTGCGCCGGTCGCTTGGGCGGTGCGGAAATCGCACGGACCGAATGGTACCGCGAGGGCCGGGTGCCGTTGCACACACTGCGTGCCGATATTGATTATGGTGAAGCCACTGCGAAGACGACCTATGGCACCTGCGGCGTCAAGGTTTGGATCTTCAAGGGCGAGATTTTGGCCCACGATCCGATGGCTCACGAAAAACGCCAGACGGAAGGTCAGCAGGGCGTTCAACCGCGTGGTTGA
- the rplX gene encoding 50S ribosomal protein L24: MAVKMKVKKGDRVIVLTGRDKGKEGEILRVMPAESRVLVAGVNMVKRHQRATPTSQGGIEEKEAPIHVSNVAHIDPREKKPTRVGFKVVEGRKIRVARLSGEAID, encoded by the coding sequence ATGGCCGTAAAGATGAAAGTTAAGAAGGGCGACCGGGTCATTGTACTGACCGGTCGCGATAAGGGTAAGGAAGGCGAGATTTTGCGGGTGATGCCTGCCGAGTCACGCGTTCTTGTCGCCGGCGTGAACATGGTGAAGCGTCACCAGCGTGCGACACCCACGAGCCAGGGCGGGATCGAGGAGAAAGAAGCTCCGATCCACGTCTCGAACGTGGCCCATATCGACCCGCGCGAGAAGAAGCCGACCCGTGTGGGCTTCAAAGTGGTCGAAGGCCGCAAAATCCGTGTCGCCCGCCTGTCGGGCGAGGCCATTGATTGA
- the rpsJ gene encoding 30S ribosomal protein S10, whose product MESQNIRIRLKAFDHRVLDQSTHEIVNTAKRTGAQVRGPIPLPTRIERFTVLRGPHIDKKSREQFEMRTHKRLLDIVDPTPQTVDALMKLDLAAGVDVEIKLKG is encoded by the coding sequence ATGGAAAGCCAAAATATCCGCATACGCCTGAAGGCGTTCGATCACCGGGTCCTCGATCAGTCGACCCATGAGATCGTCAATACCGCAAAGCGGACCGGCGCGCAGGTGCGTGGCCCGATCCCTCTACCCACGAGGATCGAGCGTTTCACCGTGCTGCGCGGGCCGCACATCGATAAGAAGAGCCGTGAGCAGTTCGAGATGCGCACGCATAAGCGTCTTCTCGACATTGTCGATCCGACGCCGCAGACAGTGGACGCGCTGATGAAGCTCGACCTGGCTGCCGGTGTGGATGTTGAGATCAAGTTGAAGGGATAA
- the rplF gene encoding 50S ribosomal protein L6: MSRIGKNPVEIPSGVEVTLNGALVTAKGKLGQLSFKATDEVEMSVNDGKVWIKPCNESKQARALWGTTRARIQNLVQGVSEGFTKNLEITGVGYRAQVQGKALNLQLGFSHDVLHPIPDGITVTCEKPTSISITGADKQVVGQVAAEIRAYRPPEPYKGKGVRYSDEYILRKEGKKK, translated from the coding sequence ATGTCCCGCATAGGCAAAAATCCGGTCGAGATCCCGAGCGGCGTTGAGGTTACCCTCAATGGCGCTTTGGTAACGGCCAAAGGGAAGCTCGGGCAACTCAGCTTCAAGGCAACCGACGAGGTCGAGATGTCTGTCAACGACGGCAAGGTTTGGATAAAGCCTTGCAACGAGTCGAAGCAGGCGCGGGCTCTTTGGGGTACGACGCGCGCGCGAATCCAGAACCTCGTGCAGGGTGTCTCCGAGGGTTTCACGAAAAACCTGGAGATTACCGGCGTTGGTTATCGTGCGCAGGTTCAGGGCAAGGCACTTAACCTGCAGCTCGGTTTCAGCCATGACGTACTCCACCCGATCCCTGACGGGATTACGGTGACCTGCGAAAAGCCGACATCGATCAGCATTACCGGTGCGGATAAGCAGGTTGTTGGCCAGGTTGCCGCGGAAATTCGCGCATACCGTCCGCCTGAGCCCTACAAGGGTAAAGGTGTGCGCTATTCGGATGAGTACATCTTGCGCAAGGAAGGCAAAAAGAAATGA
- the rpsS gene encoding 30S ribosomal protein S19 codes for MARSVWKGPFVDGYLLKKADASRQSGRNEIIKTWSRRSTIMPHFVGLTFGVYNGQKFLPVLVTEQMVGHKFGEFAPTRTYYGHTADKKAKRG; via the coding sequence GTGGCTCGCTCGGTTTGGAAAGGCCCTTTCGTCGATGGCTATCTGCTCAAGAAAGCGGATGCCTCTCGTCAGTCTGGGCGCAATGAGATCATTAAGACCTGGTCACGTCGTTCGACGATCATGCCGCATTTCGTCGGTTTGACCTTCGGCGTCTACAACGGCCAGAAGTTCCTGCCGGTTTTGGTGACCGAACAGATGGTTGGGCACAAGTTTGGCGAGTTCGCGCCGACGCGTACCTACTACGGTCACACCGCGGACAAGAAGGCGAAGAGGGGTTAA
- the rpsE gene encoding 30S ribosomal protein S5, protein MARAPREERGREDSDLIEKLVGINRVAKVVKGGRRFGFAALMVVGDGRGRVGFGHGKAREVPEAIRKATEAAKRSMVRVPLREGRTLHHDVHGHYGAGLVVMRAAEPGTGIIAGGPMRAIFEALGVQDVVAKSVGSANPHNMIRATFDGLNNCASPRMVAQRRGKKVSDILEGRRDADESAA, encoded by the coding sequence ATGGCACGAGCTCCACGCGAAGAACGCGGCCGCGAAGACAGCGATCTCATTGAGAAGCTGGTCGGAATCAATCGCGTCGCCAAGGTGGTCAAGGGTGGTCGTCGGTTCGGCTTTGCCGCACTGATGGTTGTCGGCGACGGCAGGGGACGGGTAGGTTTCGGGCATGGTAAGGCCCGCGAGGTCCCCGAGGCGATCCGCAAGGCGACCGAGGCCGCCAAACGCAGCATGGTACGCGTTCCTCTGCGCGAGGGGCGCACTCTGCATCACGATGTACACGGTCACTACGGTGCCGGGCTGGTCGTGATGCGGGCGGCCGAGCCAGGTACGGGTATCATCGCCGGCGGTCCGATGCGCGCCATTTTCGAGGCATTGGGTGTGCAAGACGTCGTTGCCAAGTCCGTTGGCAGCGCCAATCCGCACAACATGATTCGGGCAACCTTTGATGGTCTGAACAACTGTGCAAGCCCGCGTATGGTGGCCCAGCGCCGCGGTAAGAAGGTAAGCGACATTCTCGAAGGCCGACGTGACGCCGACGAGAGCGCGGCCTGA
- the rplR gene encoding 50S ribosomal protein L18, translating to MKSPNELRKRRKLRVRSALLKHSNGRPRLSVHRSGRHIYAQVIDDAKGVTVASASTVDKELRSSGKGGADSAAAAAVGKLVAKRATAAGVKQVVFDRGGFIFHGRIKALADAAREGGLDF from the coding sequence ATGAAGTCGCCAAACGAACTGCGCAAACGCCGCAAGTTGCGTGTGCGTTCCGCGCTTCTCAAGCACAGCAACGGTCGTCCGCGCTTGTCGGTCCATCGTTCTGGCCGTCATATTTATGCCCAGGTCATTGACGATGCTAAGGGCGTAACAGTCGCCTCGGCATCGACCGTCGATAAGGAACTGCGGTCCAGCGGTAAGGGCGGCGCAGATTCTGCCGCTGCTGCTGCCGTCGGTAAGCTGGTTGCCAAGCGCGCCACCGCCGCCGGTGTAAAGCAGGTCGTATTCGACCGTGGTGGCTTCATTTTTCACGGCCGCATCAAGGCGCTGGCGGATGCCGCGCGTGAAGGCGGACTGGACTTTTAA
- a CDS encoding 50S ribosomal protein L23, with product MSKGRAVRKDEIKVSEARKYDLVVSPVVTEKTTFASEHNQVVFQVPLDASKPEIKAAVEALFKVKVEAVNTLRAKGKIKRFRGIIGRRPDTKKAYVTLAEGHSIDVTTGV from the coding sequence ATGAGCAAGGGACGTGCTGTCCGTAAGGACGAGATCAAGGTGAGCGAGGCGCGCAAGTACGACTTGGTGGTTAGCCCGGTCGTGACTGAAAAGACGACCTTCGCTTCCGAGCATAATCAGGTGGTGTTCCAGGTTCCCCTGGATGCCTCCAAGCCGGAGATCAAGGCGGCTGTCGAAGCGTTGTTCAAGGTCAAGGTCGAGGCGGTCAATACGCTTCGGGCCAAGGGTAAGATCAAGCGCTTCCGTGGCATCATTGGTCGGCGTCCGGACACCAAGAAAGCCTATGTGACCCTGGCAGAGGGTCACTCCATCGACGTGACCACGGGGGTCTAA
- the rpsN gene encoding 30S ribosomal protein S14 — MAKKSAIEKNKRRIRMAKQQSNKRQALRSIARNRELAPEERFEAYLKLAQLPRDGSRMRVRNRCQLTGRPRGYYRKLKMSRIALRDLASIGQIPGMTKASW, encoded by the coding sequence ATGGCAAAAAAGAGCGCTATTGAGAAAAACAAACGGCGTATACGCATGGCCAAGCAGCAGTCGAACAAACGCCAGGCCCTGCGTTCCATTGCCCGTAACCGTGAACTCGCACCTGAGGAACGGTTCGAGGCCTACCTGAAGCTTGCTCAATTGCCACGCGACGGATCCCGTATGCGTGTGCGCAATCGCTGCCAGCTTACAGGTCGGCCACGTGGCTATTATCGCAAGTTGAAGATGTCGCGGATTGCCCTGCGTGACCTGGCCTCGATCGGTCAGATCCCGGGCATGACCAAAGCGAGCTGGTAG
- the rplB gene encoding 50S ribosomal protein L2 → MALKTFNPVTPSLRNLVQVDRSDLYKGKPVKALTEGLTKSGGRNNTGRITARRIGGGSKRRYRLVDFKRRKFDVVGTIERLEYDPNRTAFIALVTYEDGEQTYILAPQRLKAGDKVVAGERVDVKPGNAMPLKSIPVGTIVHNVELKSGKGGQIARSAGTYVQLVGRDGGYALLRLSSGEVRMVRGECMATIGAVSNPDQGNVKLGKAGRKRWLGKRPSVRGVAMNPVDHPHGGGEGRTSGGRHPVTPWGRPTKGAKTRHNKKTDGLIVRRRHAKK, encoded by the coding sequence ATGGCATTGAAGACATTCAATCCGGTAACGCCCAGTCTTCGGAATCTGGTGCAGGTCGATCGTTCGGATCTGTACAAGGGCAAGCCTGTCAAGGCGCTGACCGAAGGTTTGACGAAGTCCGGTGGACGAAACAACACTGGTCGCATTACGGCTCGCCGTATCGGTGGCGGTTCAAAGCGCCGGTATCGTTTGGTCGACTTCAAGCGTCGCAAGTTCGATGTGGTCGGGACGATCGAGCGGTTGGAATACGATCCGAATCGTACTGCGTTCATCGCATTGGTGACCTATGAGGATGGCGAGCAAACCTACATTCTGGCGCCGCAACGTTTGAAGGCGGGCGACAAGGTCGTCGCCGGCGAGCGTGTCGACGTAAAGCCGGGCAACGCCATGCCGCTTAAGTCGATCCCGGTCGGCACCATCGTGCACAACGTTGAGCTGAAGTCCGGCAAGGGCGGGCAGATCGCTCGTTCGGCAGGAACATATGTGCAGCTCGTCGGTCGCGACGGTGGTTATGCGTTGTTGCGTTTGAGCTCCGGCGAGGTCCGTATGGTTCGCGGTGAGTGCATGGCCACGATTGGTGCCGTGTCTAACCCGGATCAGGGCAACGTGAAACTCGGAAAAGCCGGTCGCAAGCGCTGGTTGGGCAAGCGCCCATCCGTGCGCGGCGTGGCCATGAACCCGGTTGATCATCCACATGGTGGTGGTGAGGGTCGCACTTCGGGCGGTCGTCATCCGGTAACCCCGTGGGGTCGGCCGACCAAGGGCGCAAAAACGCGTCACAACAAGAAGACGGATGGCCTGATTGTGCGCCGCCGTCATGCGAAGAAATAA
- the rplE gene encoding 50S ribosomal protein L5, whose product MKARLREHYETSLRQKLMDELGYKNVHAVPKLEKIVLNMGVGKATQDSKKVKAAAEELTTIAGQKAVVTHARKSIAGFKLREGMPIGAKVTLRGERMYEFLDRLVTIALPRTRDFRGLNPKSFDGSGNYAMGVKEQLIFPEIDYDRVDEIRGMDIIICTSAKTDDEARALLRGFEMPFSKS is encoded by the coding sequence ATGAAAGCGCGCTTGCGTGAGCATTACGAAACCTCCCTTCGGCAGAAGCTGATGGATGAACTTGGATACAAGAACGTTCATGCCGTGCCGAAGCTGGAGAAGATTGTTCTGAACATGGGTGTGGGTAAGGCCACTCAGGATTCCAAGAAGGTCAAGGCGGCCGCCGAGGAACTGACGACCATCGCGGGCCAGAAGGCCGTCGTGACCCACGCCCGGAAATCCATCGCCGGCTTCAAGCTGCGCGAGGGAATGCCAATTGGTGCGAAGGTAACCTTGCGTGGCGAGAGAATGTACGAGTTTCTCGACCGTCTGGTGACGATAGCGCTGCCGCGTACCCGTGACTTCCGCGGGTTGAACCCGAAGAGCTTCGACGGGAGCGGCAACTACGCCATGGGTGTCAAAGAACAGCTCATCTTCCCGGAAATCGACTACGACCGCGTGGACGAAATTCGAGGGATGGACATCATTATTTGCACCTCGGCGAAGACGGATGATGAAGCCCGTGCACTCCTGCGCGGTTTCGAAATGCCGTTCTCAAAAAGCTGA